In Janibacter alkaliphilus, the following proteins share a genomic window:
- a CDS encoding acetyl-CoA C-acetyltransferase: MSDRPVSVIVAGARTPMGRMSGSLKDFSGSDLGGFAIKAALERSGVAPEDVDYVVMGQVLTAGEGQIPARQAAVKAGIPMSVPALTVNKVCLSGIDAIALADQLIRAGEFDIVVAGGQESMTNAPHLLPKSRDGYKYGDVTVKDSMAFDGLHDILTDQAMGSLTETCNQAGEQFSREEQDEFAARSHQNAGKAWANGVFADEVVPVEVPQRKGDPKVFDTDEGVRADTTADSLGRLRPAFAKDGTITAGSASQISDGAAAVVVMSKAKAEELGLDYLAEIGAHGVVAGPDSTLQAQPANAIETACAKEGISAQDLDVVEINEAFAAVGLASTKQLGLDPEKVNPNGGAIAMGHPLGMSGARITLALAHELKRRGGGVGAAALCGGGGQGDALIVRVPTDA; encoded by the coding sequence ATGTCCGACCGTCCCGTGTCCGTCATCGTCGCCGGCGCGCGCACCCCGATGGGTCGCATGAGCGGCTCGCTGAAGGACTTCTCCGGCTCCGACCTCGGCGGGTTCGCCATCAAGGCCGCGCTGGAGCGCTCCGGCGTCGCCCCCGAGGACGTCGACTACGTCGTCATGGGCCAGGTGCTCACCGCCGGCGAGGGCCAGATCCCCGCCCGCCAGGCCGCGGTCAAGGCCGGCATCCCGATGAGCGTCCCGGCGCTGACCGTGAACAAGGTCTGCCTCTCCGGCATCGACGCCATCGCCCTGGCCGACCAGCTGATCCGCGCCGGCGAGTTCGACATCGTCGTCGCCGGCGGCCAGGAGTCGATGACCAACGCCCCGCACCTGCTGCCCAAGAGCCGCGACGGCTACAAGTACGGCGACGTGACGGTCAAGGACTCGATGGCCTTCGACGGGCTGCACGACATCCTCACCGACCAGGCGATGGGCTCGCTCACCGAGACCTGCAACCAGGCGGGGGAGCAGTTCTCCCGCGAGGAGCAGGACGAGTTCGCCGCCCGCAGCCACCAGAACGCCGGGAAGGCCTGGGCGAACGGGGTCTTCGCCGACGAGGTGGTCCCGGTCGAGGTGCCCCAGCGCAAGGGCGACCCGAAGGTCTTCGACACCGACGAGGGCGTGCGCGCCGACACCACCGCCGACTCCCTCGGCAGGCTGCGGCCCGCCTTCGCCAAGGACGGCACCATCACCGCCGGCTCCGCCTCGCAGATCTCCGACGGTGCCGCCGCGGTGGTCGTCATGAGCAAGGCGAAGGCGGAGGAGCTCGGCCTGGACTACCTGGCCGAGATCGGTGCGCACGGCGTCGTCGCCGGCCCCGACTCCACCCTGCAGGCGCAGCCGGCGAACGCCATCGAGACCGCCTGCGCGAAGGAGGGCATCTCCGCGCAGGACCTCGACGTCGTCGAGATCAACGAGGCCTTCGCCGCCGTCGGCCTCGCCTCGACCAAGCAGCTGGGCCTGGACCCGGAGAAGGTCAACCCCAACGGCGGCGCCATCGCCATGGGCCACCCGCTGGGCATGTCCGGCGCCCGGATCACCCTGGCGCTGGCGCACGAGCTGAAGCGCC
- the nucS gene encoding endonuclease NucS codes for MRLVIATCSVDYEGRLTAHLPLATRLLLVKADGSVLVHSDGGSYKPLNWMSPPCAMAEVEPDEEDAAEGVLSVWNVQHAKSEDRLRVKIHEVHHDTAHELGVDPGLVKDGVEAHLQALLAEHITTLGDGWSLVRREFMTAIGPVDILARDPKGGSVAIEIKRRGEIDGVEQLTRYLELMNRDPALRPVTGVFAAQAIKPQARTLAEDRGIRCVVLDYDQLKGIDSSETRLF; via the coding sequence GTGCGTCTGGTGATCGCGACCTGCAGCGTCGACTACGAGGGCCGGCTGACCGCCCATCTGCCGCTGGCGACCCGGCTGCTGCTGGTCAAGGCCGACGGCTCGGTGCTGGTGCACAGCGACGGCGGCTCGTACAAGCCGCTGAACTGGATGTCCCCGCCGTGCGCGATGGCCGAGGTGGAGCCGGACGAGGAGGACGCCGCCGAGGGCGTGCTCAGCGTGTGGAACGTCCAGCACGCCAAGTCCGAGGACCGGCTGCGGGTGAAGATCCACGAGGTCCACCACGACACCGCCCACGAGCTCGGTGTCGACCCGGGCCTGGTCAAGGACGGGGTCGAGGCGCACCTGCAGGCGCTGCTGGCCGAGCACATCACCACCCTCGGCGACGGGTGGAGCCTGGTCCGCCGGGAGTTCATGACGGCGATCGGTCCGGTGGACATCTTGGCCCGGGACCCGAAGGGCGGCAGCGTCGCCATCGAGATCAAGCGCCGCGGCGAGATCGACGGGGTCGAGCAGCTCACCCGCTACCTCGAGCTGATGAACCGGGACCCGGCGCTGCGCCCGGTGACCGGCGTCTTCGCCGCGCAGGCGATCAAGCCGCAGGCACGCACCCTCGCCGAGGACCGCGGCATCCGCTGCGTCGTCCTCGACTACGACCAGCTCAAGGGCATCGACTCCAGCGAGACCCGGCTCTTCTGA
- a CDS encoding 3-hydroxyacyl-CoA dehydrogenase NAD-binding domain-containing protein, translated as MPTNDAKALADALVFPYLNHAASMYEDSYATREDVDAGMRFGCGLPQGPLAVIDAIGVDVVRDALAARHAETGDAMHAPRPVLDQLVAEGRTGRAAGRGFYTYAEAGSEEVVADELTPAQGGSRDGVRVVETVGVVGSGTMATGIVEVFAKAGYPVTFVARSPEKLDAVQARIEKSLAKAVERGKLDTGEADAVRGRLTGSTEREALGDVDLVVEAIAEDLEIKTQLFRDLDRICKPGAVLATTTSSLPITDLAAATSRPQDVVGMHFFNPAPVMKLVEIVRTEQTGQDVLDTVADLCASTGKVAVSCADRAGFIVNALLFPYLNDAVKAQEAGHSDHDAIDGAITEHYGYPMGPFALLDVVGLDVSLAIQRELLEEFGHEGLQPAPTLVSLVEAGKLGRKTGEGFRTY; from the coding sequence ATGCCTACCAACGATGCCAAGGCGCTCGCCGACGCCCTCGTCTTCCCCTACCTCAACCACGCCGCCTCGATGTACGAGGACAGCTACGCCACCCGGGAGGACGTCGACGCCGGCATGCGCTTCGGCTGCGGCCTGCCGCAGGGCCCGCTGGCCGTCATCGACGCCATCGGTGTGGATGTCGTGCGCGACGCCCTGGCCGCCCGGCACGCCGAGACCGGTGACGCGATGCACGCCCCGCGCCCGGTCCTGGACCAGCTGGTCGCCGAGGGACGCACCGGGCGGGCCGCCGGCCGCGGCTTCTACACCTACGCCGAGGCCGGGTCCGAGGAGGTCGTCGCCGACGAGCTGACCCCCGCCCAGGGCGGCTCCCGCGACGGGGTCCGGGTCGTCGAGACCGTCGGGGTGGTCGGCTCCGGCACGATGGCTACCGGCATCGTCGAGGTCTTCGCGAAGGCCGGCTACCCGGTCACCTTCGTCGCCCGCAGCCCGGAGAAGTTGGACGCCGTGCAGGCCCGGATCGAGAAGTCCCTGGCCAAGGCGGTCGAGCGCGGCAAGCTCGACACCGGCGAGGCCGACGCGGTGCGCGGCCGCCTGACCGGCTCGACCGAGCGCGAGGCGCTCGGCGACGTCGACCTCGTCGTCGAGGCGATCGCCGAGGACCTGGAGATCAAGACCCAGCTCTTCCGTGACCTGGACCGGATCTGCAAGCCGGGCGCGGTGCTGGCCACGACCACCTCCTCGCTGCCGATCACCGACCTGGCCGCGGCCACCTCGCGCCCGCAGGACGTCGTCGGGATGCACTTCTTCAACCCGGCCCCGGTGATGAAGCTCGTCGAGATCGTGCGCACCGAGCAGACCGGTCAGGACGTGCTGGACACGGTCGCCGACCTGTGCGCGAGCACCGGCAAAGTGGCGGTGAGCTGCGCCGACCGGGCCGGCTTCATCGTCAACGCGCTGCTCTTCCCCTACCTCAACGACGCGGTCAAGGCGCAGGAGGCCGGGCACAGCGACCACGACGCGATCGACGGCGCGATCACCGAGCACTACGGGTACCCGATGGGCCCCTTCGCCCTGCTCGACGTCGTCGGGCTGGACGTCTCGCTGGCGATCCAGCGCGAGCTGCTCGAGGAGTTCGGCCACGAGGGGCTGCAGCCCGCGCCGACCCTGGTGTCGCTCGTCGAGGCGGGCAAGCTCGGCCGCAAGACCGGCGAGGGCTTCCGCACCTACTGA
- the ccrA gene encoding crotonyl-CoA carboxylase/reductase, producing the protein MDTIRDAIMSGDRSEQTYAGIALPESYRAATVHKDEVDMFEGVASRDKDPRQSLHIDDVPIPELAPDEALVAVMASAINYNTVWTSIFEPVSTFGFLERYGRLNDWSKRHDLPYHIVGSDLSGVVLRTGSHVSKWNAGQEVVAHCLSVELEDPDGHDDTMMDPQQRIWGFETNFGGLAELAIVKANQLMPKPDHLTWEEAASPGLVNSTAYRQLISKNGAALKLGDRVLIWGASGGLGSYATQMALAAGAEPVCVVSSPDKAEICRQMGAELIIDRRAEGFQFWNEEGTKQNPKEWQRLGKKIRELTGGHDVDIVFEHPGRETFGASVYVARKGGKIVTCASTSGFMHEYDNRYLWMNLKSIVSSHFANYRESWEANELINRGLIHPTLSKTYQLEEVGQAALDVHHNLHQGKVGVLTLAPEAGLGVTNADKRSGFEQEINRFRNA; encoded by the coding sequence ATGGACACCATCCGCGACGCCATCATGTCCGGCGACCGGAGCGAGCAGACCTACGCCGGCATCGCCCTCCCGGAGTCCTACCGGGCCGCCACCGTCCACAAGGACGAGGTCGACATGTTCGAGGGCGTGGCCAGCCGGGACAAGGACCCGCGGCAGTCGCTGCACATCGACGACGTGCCGATCCCCGAGCTCGCCCCGGACGAGGCGCTGGTCGCGGTCATGGCCAGCGCGATCAACTACAACACCGTCTGGACCTCGATCTTCGAGCCGGTCTCCACCTTCGGCTTCCTCGAGCGCTACGGCCGGCTCAACGACTGGTCCAAGCGCCACGACCTGCCGTACCACATCGTCGGTTCCGACCTCTCCGGCGTCGTGCTGCGCACCGGCAGCCACGTGAGCAAGTGGAACGCCGGCCAGGAGGTCGTCGCGCACTGCCTCTCCGTCGAGCTCGAGGACCCGGACGGGCACGACGACACGATGATGGACCCGCAGCAGCGGATCTGGGGCTTCGAGACCAACTTCGGCGGCCTGGCCGAGCTGGCCATCGTCAAGGCCAACCAGCTCATGCCGAAGCCGGACCACCTCACCTGGGAGGAGGCCGCCTCCCCCGGCCTGGTGAACTCCACCGCCTACCGGCAGCTGATCTCCAAGAACGGCGCCGCGCTCAAGCTCGGCGACCGGGTGCTCATCTGGGGCGCCTCCGGCGGTCTGGGCTCCTACGCCACCCAGATGGCGCTGGCCGCAGGCGCCGAGCCGGTGTGCGTCGTCTCCTCGCCGGACAAGGCCGAGATCTGCCGGCAGATGGGCGCCGAGCTGATCATCGACCGGCGCGCCGAGGGCTTCCAGTTCTGGAACGAGGAGGGCACCAAGCAGAACCCGAAGGAGTGGCAGCGGCTCGGCAAGAAGATCCGCGAGCTCACCGGCGGGCACGACGTCGACATCGTCTTCGAGCACCCCGGCCGGGAGACCTTCGGCGCCTCGGTCTACGTGGCCCGCAAGGGCGGCAAGATCGTCACCTGCGCGTCCACCTCGGGCTTCATGCACGAGTACGACAACCGCTACCTGTGGATGAACCTCAAGAGCATCGTCTCCAGCCACTTCGCGAACTACCGCGAGTCCTGGGAGGCCAACGAGCTCATCAACCGCGGGCTGATCCACCCGACGCTGAGCAAGACCTACCAGCTCGAGGAGGTCGGCCAGGCGGCGCTGGACGTCCACCACAACCTGCACCAGGGCAAGGTCGGTGTGCTCACCCTCGCCCCGGAGGCGGGCCTGGGCGTCACCAACGCCGACAAGCGCTCCGGCTTCGAGCAGGAGATCAACCGCTTCCGCAACGCCTGA
- the mce gene encoding methylmalonyl-CoA epimerase: MSTDLFTHIDHVGVAVPDLDAAIAFYRDTYGMELAHEEVNEEQGVREAMMKVGSSGSCIQLLAPLTPESTIAKFLDRNGSGIQQLAYRVEDIDAVGATLRERGLRLLYDTPKGGTAGSRVNFIHPKDAGGILVELVEPSADGH; encoded by the coding sequence ATGAGCACCGATCTCTTCACCCACATCGACCACGTCGGCGTGGCCGTGCCCGACCTGGACGCCGCCATCGCCTTCTACCGCGACACCTACGGCATGGAGCTGGCCCACGAGGAGGTCAACGAGGAGCAGGGCGTCCGCGAGGCGATGATGAAGGTCGGCTCTTCCGGCTCGTGCATCCAGCTGCTGGCCCCGCTCACCCCGGAGTCGACGATCGCCAAGTTCCTCGACCGCAACGGCTCGGGCATCCAGCAGCTCGCCTACCGCGTCGAGGACATCGACGCCGTGGGGGCGACGCTGCGCGAGCGCGGGCTGCGGCTGCTCTACGACACCCCGAAGGGCGGGACCGCCGGGTCGCGGGTGAACTTCATCCACCCCAAGGACGCCGGCGGCATCCTCGTCGAGCTCGTCGAGCCGTCCGCCGACGGCCACTGA